The Agrobacterium vitis genome has a segment encoding these proteins:
- a CDS encoding HlyD family secretion protein has translation MSVSPRKGAIRAVDAQDQSVDQERSALDEGVTGEAGSDPVTGDSTARDAKARAETASPAAKVAPAAGQAPPKKRRSFALPVIALAVLAGAGYYGYNYWTEGRFMISTDDAYIGGDIAVITPKVTGYVQSVSVTDNDHVKKGDVIATLDDGDYRIALDQAKSQLATQKLTVDRIEAQVQGGEAALQQSKAQQASAEATLRTAQLSFKRVTDLRAQSVMSQSELDTATSTLAVAQANVDAAVAAVASSVSSIAVLKAQKAEAQAGVLTEETVVAKAQRDLDFTVLRAPYDGVIGNLAVQVGDLVSSSKRLASLVPIGRLYIDANFKETQLSGIVPGSKVRVHVDAYDEHDVEGTVVSIAAGSGSIFSMLPAENATGNFTKVIQRVPVRISIPQDVLDKGYLRAGLSVVVDVDTRTAPKAPDAK, from the coding sequence ATGTCTGTTTCTCCCAGAAAGGGCGCCATCCGCGCCGTCGATGCACAGGATCAATCGGTCGATCAGGAGCGTTCCGCCTTGGATGAAGGCGTGACCGGCGAGGCCGGTTCCGATCCGGTGACAGGTGACTCCACGGCGCGCGACGCCAAGGCGCGGGCTGAAACCGCATCGCCTGCCGCGAAGGTGGCGCCCGCCGCAGGCCAGGCCCCGCCGAAGAAGCGCCGCAGCTTTGCGCTGCCGGTCATCGCGCTGGCCGTTTTGGCGGGTGCGGGCTATTACGGCTATAATTACTGGACCGAGGGCCGGTTCATGATCTCCACCGACGACGCCTATATTGGCGGCGATATCGCGGTGATCACCCCGAAGGTGACCGGCTATGTCCAGTCGGTCTCGGTGACTGACAACGATCATGTTAAGAAGGGCGACGTGATCGCCACGCTCGATGACGGCGATTATCGCATTGCGCTCGATCAGGCCAAGAGCCAACTCGCCACGCAGAAATTGACGGTTGACCGTATCGAGGCGCAGGTGCAGGGCGGCGAAGCGGCTCTTCAGCAGTCCAAGGCACAGCAGGCATCCGCCGAGGCGACATTGCGTACAGCGCAATTGTCCTTCAAGCGCGTCACGGATTTGCGGGCTCAGTCCGTGATGTCTCAGTCGGAGCTGGACACGGCAACCTCGACCCTTGCCGTCGCCCAGGCCAATGTGGATGCGGCGGTCGCCGCCGTTGCCTCCTCCGTTTCAAGCATTGCTGTCCTCAAGGCCCAGAAAGCCGAGGCGCAGGCTGGTGTGCTGACGGAAGAAACGGTGGTTGCAAAGGCCCAGCGCGATCTGGATTTCACTGTGCTGCGCGCGCCTTATGACGGTGTGATCGGCAATCTGGCCGTTCAGGTCGGCGATCTCGTGTCTAGCAGCAAGCGGCTTGCCTCGCTGGTGCCCATTGGCCGTCTCTATATCGATGCCAACTTCAAGGAAACGCAGCTTTCCGGTATCGTGCCGGGTTCCAAGGTGCGGGTGCATGTGGATGCCTATGACGAGCATGACGTTGAAGGGACAGTTGTATCGATTGCCGCAGGTTCCGGTTCGATTTTCTCCATGCTGCCGGCGGAAAACGCCACGGGCAATTTCACCAAGGTTATCCAGCGGGTTCCGGTCCGGATCTCCATTCCGCAGGACGTGCTCGACAAGGGTTATCTGCGGGCAGGTCTGAGTGTTGTGGTCGATGTCGACACCCGCACCGCGCCCAAGGCACCTGACGCGAAGTAA
- a CDS encoding DHA2 family efflux MFS transporter permease subunit, with protein sequence MTDNASTVGPGAVPQTLSRRDIIGFLAMVFGMFMAILDIQIVSASLSEIQAGLGAGSEEVSWVQTSYLIAEVIMIPLSGMLARIMSTRVLFSCAAAGFTIASAMAATATNIEQMIIYRAIQGFIGGGMIPSVFAAAFTIFPPSKRSIVSPIIGLVATLAPTIGPTVGGYISHAMSWHWLFLINVFPGIIVTLVVWTFVDFDKPDRSLLAKFDWWGLFSMALFLGAMEYVLEEGNNKDWFNDERIVWGALLMTLGGVVFFYRAFTFEQPVVDLRAFSNRNFAFGSLFSFVMGMGLYGLTYLYPLYLSRVRGYDSLMIGETMFVSGLAMFLTAPLAGILSTKMDPRLMMACGFTSFALGTYMVTGMTADWDFYDLLVPQILRGCALMTCMVPINNIALGTLPPERIKNASGLYNLTRNLGGAVGLAIINTLLTRRTDEHYARMVEHVTWSKPAAMNWLETLSSNYAFHGLDGDNAALKKLSGMVNQQAWIMAFMDVFLGITILFIALTALSTMIKKPEGAVPADAAH encoded by the coding sequence ATGACGGACAATGCAAGCACGGTCGGACCGGGCGCGGTTCCGCAAACGCTGAGCAGGCGCGATATCATCGGCTTTCTGGCGATGGTGTTCGGCATGTTCATGGCCATCCTCGACATCCAGATCGTCTCGGCATCGCTTTCCGAAATCCAGGCCGGTCTTGGGGCCGGTTCTGAGGAAGTCTCCTGGGTACAGACATCCTACCTGATTGCGGAAGTGATCATGATCCCGCTGTCGGGCATGCTGGCACGGATCATGTCGACCCGGGTGCTGTTTTCCTGTGCGGCGGCTGGTTTCACCATTGCCAGCGCCATGGCGGCGACCGCCACCAATATCGAGCAGATGATCATCTACCGCGCCATCCAGGGTTTTATTGGCGGCGGCATGATTCCCTCGGTTTTCGCGGCGGCGTTTACGATTTTTCCGCCCTCCAAACGCAGCATTGTTTCGCCGATCATCGGCCTTGTCGCGACGCTCGCGCCCACCATCGGTCCGACGGTTGGCGGCTATATTAGCCATGCCATGTCATGGCACTGGCTCTTCCTGATCAACGTGTTTCCCGGCATTATCGTTACGCTCGTGGTCTGGACATTCGTGGACTTCGACAAGCCAGACAGATCGCTGCTGGCAAAGTTCGATTGGTGGGGCCTGTTTTCCATGGCGCTGTTCCTGGGCGCGATGGAATATGTTCTCGAAGAGGGCAATAACAAGGACTGGTTTAACGACGAGCGCATTGTTTGGGGCGCTCTGCTGATGACTTTGGGTGGGGTGGTGTTCTTCTACCGGGCCTTTACGTTCGAGCAGCCAGTGGTCGATCTCAGGGCTTTTTCCAATCGAAATTTTGCCTTCGGATCGCTGTTTTCCTTCGTCATGGGTATGGGCCTCTATGGCTTGACCTATCTCTATCCGCTCTATCTGTCACGCGTACGCGGCTATGACAGTCTGATGATCGGCGAAACAATGTTTGTTTCCGGCCTTGCGATGTTCCTGACAGCGCCGCTTGCTGGCATATTGTCCACGAAAATGGACCCGCGACTAATGATGGCCTGCGGCTTTACCAGTTTTGCGCTCGGCACCTATATGGTCACGGGTATGACCGCTGACTGGGATTTTTACGATTTGCTGGTGCCGCAAATCTTGCGTGGCTGCGCATTGATGACGTGCATGGTTCCGATCAACAATATTGCCCTTGGCACTCTTCCTCCCGAGCGGATCAAAAATGCGTCCGGCCTCTACAATCTGACACGAAATCTCGGTGGTGCCGTCGGGCTGGCGATCATCAACACACTGTTGACCCGGCGCACGGACGAGCATTATGCACGCATGGTCGAACATGTGACCTGGAGCAAGCCAGCGGCGATGAACTGGCTCGAAACGCTTTCGTCCAATTACGCGTTTCATGGTCTTGATGGTGATAATGCAGCCTTGAAAAAGCTGTCCGGCATGGTCAACCAGCAGGCCTGGATCATGGCTTTTATGGATGTATTTTTAGGGATCACAATCTTGTTTATTGCGCTAACGGCACTTTCAACGATGATAAAAAAACCTGAAGGTGCCGTGCCCGCCGATGCGGCGCACTAA
- a CDS encoding LacI family DNA-binding transcriptional regulator, with the protein MKPTVHDIAAQAGVSLATVDRVLNNRTGVSASTRARVESAVGMLGYVRDLAAANLAKGRIYPFIFILPANDNSFMCGLRLQVLDAASRAGMERTRIDIIDVAAFDAASLVAALDDAAACQPAGVAVVAVDAPDVAAAVARLRAAGIPVVTLVSDLSGAERDHFVGIDNRAAGRTAASLLGRFTGGRQGTIAIVAGSMLVRDHRDRFEGFRAVMAAEFPQLTLLPVLEGRDDPHHVETLLHDLFSQSPDITGLYSLGAGNRGLIAALERLDAGHRPLVVAHELTPVTRAALISGLIDAVLNQDAGHEVRSAIRVLKAKADGAAVLAAQERIRLDIFLKDNLPEQEQR; encoded by the coding sequence ATGAAACCCACGGTTCATGACATTGCGGCACAGGCGGGCGTCAGTTTGGCGACGGTGGACCGGGTTTTGAACAATCGCACCGGCGTCAGTGCTTCGACCCGCGCCCGCGTGGAAAGCGCCGTCGGCATGCTCGGCTATGTTCGGGATTTGGCGGCTGCCAATCTGGCCAAAGGCCGGATTTATCCTTTCATCTTCATCCTGCCGGCCAATGACAATTCCTTTATGTGCGGTCTGCGCCTGCAAGTGCTCGACGCCGCCAGCCGAGCTGGCATGGAGCGAACCCGCATCGATATTATCGATGTTGCGGCTTTCGATGCCGCATCTTTGGTTGCGGCCCTGGACGATGCTGCCGCATGCCAACCCGCTGGTGTGGCCGTGGTGGCGGTGGATGCGCCGGACGTAGCTGCGGCGGTCGCGCGGTTGCGTGCTGCTGGCATACCGGTGGTGACACTGGTCTCGGATCTCAGCGGTGCCGAGCGCGACCATTTTGTCGGCATAGACAACCGTGCCGCCGGGCGCACGGCAGCCAGCCTGCTTGGCCGGTTTACCGGCGGACGGCAAGGGACCATTGCAATTGTCGCCGGGTCGATGCTGGTGCGCGACCACCGCGACCGGTTCGAGGGGTTTCGCGCTGTGATGGCTGCTGAATTTCCGCAATTGACCTTGCTGCCGGTGCTGGAAGGCCGTGACGATCCGCATCATGTCGAAACCCTGCTGCACGATCTGTTTTCGCAATCGCCGGATATAACAGGCCTCTACAGTCTGGGTGCAGGCAATCGCGGCTTGATCGCTGCATTGGAACGGCTGGATGCCGGCCATCGCCCCCTGGTGGTCGCCCATGAATTGACACCGGTGACGAGAGCGGCACTGATCTCCGGGCTGATCGATGCGGTGTTGAACCAGGACGCCGGCCATGAAGTGCGCAGCGCCATCCGGGTGCTGAAGGCCAAGGCCGATGGTGCGGCTGTGTTGGCGGCGCAGGAACGTATTCGTCTCGACATATTTCTCAAAGACAATCTGCCAGAGCAAGAACAGCGATAA
- the xylB gene encoding xylulokinase, whose product MYLGLDLGTSGVKAMLIDADQTVIGSANGALTVSRPHSGWSEQAPSDWIRATQEAIAGLKAQFSRELAAVKGIGLSGHMHGATLVDAQGDVLRPCILWNDTRSFKQAAALDADPRFRALTGNIVFPGFTAPKLAWVRENEPEIFGRVAKVLLPKDYLRLWLTGEYLSEMSDSAGTSWLDTGKRAWSSALLAATDLGEEHMPGLVEGTAEAGRLRAELVADWGMTAGVIVAGGAGDNAASACGMGTVAEGHAFVSLGTSGVLFAANASYLPKPESAVHAFCHALPNTWHQMGVILSATDALNWYSGVSGKPAGDLTHELGEDLKAPTGVTFLPYLSGERTPHNDAEIRGAFIGLGHESGRAVLTQAVLEGVSFAIRDSLEALKSAGTSLSRVTAIGGGSRSRYWLASIATTLGIPVDIPADGDFGAAFGAARLGLIAATGADPLAVCSAPPTEATIEPVAALRDGYEDAYQRYRALYPAIKQLGPIKLAH is encoded by the coding sequence ATGTATCTCGGATTGGATCTTGGCACGTCGGGCGTCAAGGCGATGTTGATCGACGCGGACCAGACGGTGATTGGCTCGGCCAATGGCGCGCTGACCGTCTCACGCCCGCATTCCGGCTGGTCGGAGCAGGCGCCGTCGGATTGGATCAGGGCGACGCAGGAGGCCATTGCCGGGCTGAAAGCGCAGTTTTCCCGTGAGCTTGCCGCCGTCAAAGGCATTGGTCTTTCCGGCCATATGCATGGGGCAACGCTGGTCGATGCGCAAGGCGACGTCTTGCGGCCCTGCATTCTGTGGAACGACACCCGCTCCTTCAAACAAGCCGCAGCATTGGATGCCGATCCGCGTTTTCGCGCGCTGACCGGCAATATTGTCTTTCCCGGCTTTACCGCGCCGAAGCTGGCCTGGGTGAGGGAGAATGAGCCGGAGATTTTTGGCCGGGTGGCAAAAGTGCTGCTGCCCAAGGATTATCTGCGGCTCTGGCTGACAGGTGAATATCTGTCGGAGATGTCGGATTCGGCTGGTACCTCCTGGCTCGATACTGGCAAGCGCGCCTGGTCGAGCGCGCTTCTCGCCGCCACCGATCTCGGCGAAGAGCACATGCCCGGACTGGTCGAAGGCACTGCCGAGGCGGGCCGGTTGCGGGCCGAATTGGTGGCTGATTGGGGCATGACTGCCGGTGTCATCGTTGCCGGCGGGGCGGGGGACAACGCGGCCTCTGCTTGCGGCATGGGGACGGTGGCGGAAGGCCATGCCTTCGTGTCGCTTGGCACATCCGGGGTGTTGTTTGCCGCCAATGCCTCCTATCTGCCAAAGCCGGAAAGCGCCGTGCATGCCTTTTGCCACGCGCTTCCCAATACCTGGCACCAGATGGGCGTAATCCTGTCGGCCACGGACGCGCTGAACTGGTATTCCGGTGTCAGCGGCAAGCCTGCCGGAGATCTGACCCATGAGCTTGGCGAAGACCTCAAAGCCCCGACCGGCGTGACCTTCCTGCCTTATCTCTCGGGCGAGCGCACGCCCCATAACGATGCCGAAATCCGGGGCGCGTTCATTGGTCTCGGCCACGAATCCGGTCGTGCTGTTCTCACCCAGGCCGTGCTGGAAGGCGTGTCCTTCGCCATCAGGGACAGTCTTGAAGCGCTGAAGTCGGCTGGAACGTCACTGTCACGGGTCACGGCGATCGGCGGCGGCTCCCGCTCGCGCTATTGGCTGGCGTCGATTGCCACCACGCTTGGCATTCCCGTCGATATTCCAGCCGATGGTGATTTTGGCGCGGCGTTTGGCGCTGCCCGTCTGGGGTTGATTGCCGCAACCGGTGCCGATCCGCTCGCCGTTTGCTCAGCCCCGCCGACGGAGGCGACCATCGAGCCGGTGGCGGCTTTGCGCGACGGCTACGAGGACGCTTATCAGCGCTACCGCGCGCTCTATCCGGCCATCAAGCAATTGGGTCCCATCAAGCTGGCCCATTGA
- the xylA gene encoding xylose isomerase encodes MSTGFFGDITKIKYEGPDSTNPLAFRHYNPDEVVMGKRMEDHLRFAVAYWHTFVWPGTDPFGGNTFERPWFKDSMDAAKLKADVAFEFFQLLGTPYYCFHDADARPEGASFAENTRNLNEIVDYFAQKQADTGVKLLWGTANMFSHRRYMSGAATNPDPDVFAFAAATVKTCLDATQKLGGENYVLWGGREGYETLLNTDLKQELDHMGRFLNMVVEYKHKIGFKGAILIEPKPQEPSKHQYDYDVATVYGFLKTYGLEKEVKVNIEQGHAILAGHTFEHELALANALGIFGSIDMNRNDYQSGWDTDQFPNNVPEMALAYYQVLQAGGFTSGGTNFDSKLRRQSIDPADLLIGHIGGMDCCARGLKAAAKMVEDKALSAPLANRYAGWNNETAKAMLASGTLESIAARVEGENINPQPVSGQQELLENVVNRYV; translated from the coding sequence ATGAGCACAGGCTTTTTCGGCGACATCACCAAGATCAAATATGAAGGCCCTGACAGCACCAATCCGCTGGCCTTCCGCCACTATAACCCCGATGAAGTGGTGATGGGCAAGCGGATGGAAGACCATCTGCGCTTTGCCGTGGCCTATTGGCACACCTTTGTCTGGCCGGGTACCGACCCGTTCGGCGGCAATACGTTTGAGCGTCCCTGGTTCAAGGATTCGATGGATGCTGCCAAGCTGAAGGCCGATGTGGCCTTTGAATTCTTCCAGTTGCTCGGCACGCCTTACTACTGCTTCCATGATGCGGATGCGCGTCCTGAAGGCGCGTCATTTGCGGAAAATACCAGAAATCTGAATGAGATTGTCGATTACTTTGCCCAAAAGCAGGCCGATACCGGCGTCAAGCTGCTGTGGGGGACGGCCAACATGTTCTCGCATCGCCGCTATATGTCGGGTGCGGCGACCAACCCGGACCCTGACGTCTTTGCCTTTGCCGCCGCAACCGTAAAAACCTGCCTGGATGCCACCCAGAAGCTTGGTGGCGAAAACTACGTGCTGTGGGGTGGCCGTGAAGGCTATGAAACCCTGCTCAACACCGACCTGAAACAGGAACTCGACCATATGGGCCGTTTCCTCAACATGGTGGTGGAATACAAGCACAAGATCGGCTTCAAGGGCGCGATTCTGATCGAACCGAAGCCGCAGGAGCCTTCCAAGCATCAGTATGATTATGATGTGGCCACCGTCTACGGCTTCCTCAAGACTTATGGTCTGGAGAAGGAAGTGAAGGTCAATATCGAGCAGGGCCATGCCATTCTGGCCGGTCATACGTTTGAGCATGAACTGGCACTGGCCAATGCGCTGGGCATCTTCGGCTCCATCGACATGAACCGCAACGACTATCAATCCGGTTGGGATACCGACCAGTTCCCCAATAACGTGCCGGAAATGGCGCTGGCCTATTATCAGGTTCTGCAGGCGGGTGGCTTTACCTCCGGCGGCACCAATTTCGATAGCAAGCTGCGCCGCCAGTCCATCGACCCGGCGGATCTGCTGATCGGCCATATCGGCGGTATGGATTGCTGCGCCCGTGGCTTGAAGGCAGCGGCGAAAATGGTGGAAGACAAGGCGCTGTCGGCACCGCTCGCCAACCGCTACGCAGGCTGGAACAACGAAACCGCTAAGGCCATGCTGGCCAGTGGCACGCTGGAAAGCATTGCTGCCCGGGTTGAAGGCGAAAATATCAATCCGCAGCCGGTGTCCGGTCAGCAGGAATTGTTGGAAAACGTCGTCAATCGCTACGTTTAA
- a CDS encoding sugar phosphate isomerase/epimerase family protein encodes MKTIKGPALFLGQFAGDAAPFNSWDSITKWAAEKGYLGVQVPTWASQLIDLKKAAESKDYCDELAGVARANGVEITELSTHLQGQLVAVHPAYDEAFDGFAAPEVRGNPKARQEWAVQQVKYALKASRHLGIKAHATFSGALAWPFIYPWPQRPAGLVETAFDELAKRWLPILDYADEQGVDVCYEIHPGEDLHDGVTFEMFLERVKNHSRANMLYDPSHYVLQCLDYLDNIDIYKDRIKMFHVKDAEFNPNGRQGVYGGYQSWVNRAGRFRSPGDGQVDFGAIFSKMAANDFDGWAVVEWECALKHPEDGAREGAEFVKAHIIRVTEHAFDDFAASGTDKAANRRMLGL; translated from the coding sequence ATGAAGACGATCAAAGGCCCCGCCTTGTTTTTGGGCCAGTTTGCCGGTGATGCCGCGCCATTCAATTCCTGGGATAGCATTACCAAATGGGCCGCCGAAAAAGGCTATCTCGGCGTGCAGGTTCCGACCTGGGCCAGCCAGTTGATCGACCTGAAAAAAGCCGCTGAATCCAAGGATTATTGTGACGAACTGGCCGGTGTGGCCCGCGCCAATGGCGTCGAGATTACCGAGCTGTCCACCCATTTGCAGGGCCAATTGGTGGCAGTGCATCCGGCCTATGATGAGGCGTTTGACGGTTTCGCTGCCCCGGAAGTGCGTGGCAACCCGAAGGCCCGGCAGGAATGGGCTGTACAACAGGTGAAATACGCGCTGAAAGCTTCACGCCATCTCGGCATCAAGGCACATGCCACTTTTTCCGGTGCGTTGGCGTGGCCGTTTATCTACCCATGGCCGCAGCGCCCCGCGGGTCTGGTGGAAACCGCATTTGACGAGCTGGCCAAGCGCTGGCTGCCCATTCTCGACTACGCCGACGAGCAGGGCGTCGATGTTTGCTACGAGATCCATCCCGGCGAAGACCTGCACGATGGCGTGACCTTCGAGATGTTTCTGGAGCGGGTGAAGAACCATTCCCGCGCCAACATGCTCTACGATCCCTCGCATTACGTGCTGCAATGCCTCGATTATCTCGACAATATCGACATCTACAAAGACCGGATCAAGATGTTTCACGTCAAGGATGCCGAGTTCAATCCGAATGGCCGACAGGGCGTTTACGGTGGCTACCAATCCTGGGTCAACCGCGCCGGGCGCTTCCGTTCGCCGGGGGATGGACAGGTGGATTTCGGCGCGATCTTCTCAAAAATGGCGGCCAATGATTTCGATGGCTGGGCCGTGGTCGAGTGGGAATGCGCCCTGAAACACCCAGAAGATGGTGCGCGCGAAGGGGCAGAATTCGTCAAGGCCCATATTATCAGGGTGACGGAGCACGCCTTTGACGATTTCGCCGCCAGCGGCACGGATAAGGCGGCTAACCGGCGAATGCTGGGACTGTAA
- a CDS encoding Gfo/Idh/MocA family protein: MTIEASKSEQRAAKIRLGMVGGGQGAFIGAVHRMAARLDDHYDLVAGALSSTPEKSLASGRDLGLDPARCYGSFEEMAQIEAGRPDGIEAVSIVTPNHMHYPAAKAFLERGIHVICDKPLTSNLDDAKKLKEVADKAKALFILTHNYTGYPMVRHARELVQNGELGEIRLVQMEYPQDWLAEPVEQTGAKQAVWRTDPAQSGVGGSTGDIGTHAYNLGSFISGLELAELAADVHTFVEGRRLDDNAHVMLRFQGGAKGLLWCSQVATGNENGLKVRIYGTKAGIEWKQADPNYLWYTKLGEPKQLITRGGAGAGGAAARVTRIPGGHPEGYLEAFATIYTEAAHAIQAARTGAAVDPDAVYPTVDDGVKGVAFVTACIQSSKQNGAWVRV; encoded by the coding sequence ATGACAATCGAAGCAAGCAAATCCGAGCAACGCGCCGCGAAAATCCGCCTCGGCATGGTGGGGGGCGGGCAGGGCGCGTTTATTGGCGCGGTCCACCGCATGGCGGCAAGGCTCGACGATCATTACGATCTTGTGGCGGGAGCTTTGTCCTCCACGCCGGAAAAATCCCTGGCCTCGGGCCGGGATCTGGGGCTTGATCCCGCCCGCTGCTACGGCTCTTTTGAAGAAATGGCGCAGATAGAGGCGGGGCGCCCGGATGGGATCGAGGCCGTGTCTATCGTCACGCCCAATCACATGCATTACCCGGCGGCGAAAGCCTTTCTGGAACGCGGCATCCATGTGATCTGCGACAAGCCACTGACCTCCAATCTGGACGACGCCAAAAAGCTGAAAGAGGTTGCCGACAAGGCCAAGGCCCTGTTCATCCTCACCCACAATTACACCGGCTATCCCATGGTGCGCCATGCCCGTGAACTGGTGCAAAATGGCGAGTTGGGAGAGATCCGGCTGGTACAGATGGAATATCCGCAGGATTGGCTGGCGGAACCGGTAGAGCAGACCGGCGCCAAGCAGGCCGTCTGGCGCACCGACCCGGCCCAATCGGGCGTCGGCGGTTCGACCGGCGATATCGGTACGCACGCCTATAACCTCGGCAGCTTCATTTCCGGGCTGGAACTGGCAGAACTCGCCGCCGATGTGCACACCTTTGTCGAAGGCCGCAGGCTGGATGACAATGCCCATGTGATGCTGCGTTTCCAAGGCGGCGCCAAGGGGTTGTTATGGTGCAGCCAGGTAGCAACCGGCAATGAAAACGGCTTGAAAGTGCGTATCTACGGCACAAAAGCCGGGATTGAGTGGAAACAGGCCGACCCTAACTACCTCTGGTATACCAAGCTTGGCGAACCGAAACAGCTGATCACCCGTGGCGGTGCGGGGGCCGGCGGGGCAGCGGCCCGCGTCACCCGCATTCCCGGTGGCCATCCTGAAGGCTATCTCGAAGCCTTCGCCACCATCTATACAGAAGCCGCCCACGCCATCCAAGCGGCGAGAACCGGCGCGGCGGTTGATCCTGATGCGGTCTATCCCACGGTGGATGATGGGGTGAAGGGGGTGGCTTTTGTGACGGCGTGTATTCAGTCGTCGAAGCAGAACGGGGCTTGGGTGAGGGTATGA
- a CDS encoding GH1 family beta-glucosidase, whose protein sequence is MTDPKALAARFPGDFLFGVATAAYQIEGATKVDGRKPCIWDAFSNMPGRVFERHNGDMACDHYNRWQQDLDLIQEMGVSAYRFSIAWPRIIPDGTGRVNEAGLDFYDKLVDGLKDRGIKAYATLYHWDLPLALMGDGGWTARSTAYAFQRYAKLVMARLGDRLDAVATFNEPWCSVWLSHLYGVHAPGERNMEAALHALHYTNLAHGLGIDAIRQVAPHVPAGLVLNAHSVISGSQSAADQAAAERAHQFHNGAFFDPVFKGEYPAEFMASLGNRMPVIEDGDLDIISQKLDWWGLNYYTPMRVADNPAEGAEFPATVDAPPVSPVKTDIGWEVYAPALKSLVETLYDRYTLPVCYITENGACYNMEVVEGEVDDQPRLDYYAEHLGVIADLIAEGIPMRGYFAWSLMDNFEWAEGYRMRFGLVHVDYDTQVRTLKNSGKWYSALAGEFPKGNHSAE, encoded by the coding sequence ATGACCGACCCGAAAGCCCTTGCCGCCCGCTTCCCCGGCGATTTCCTGTTTGGTGTGGCCACGGCCGCCTACCAGATTGAAGGGGCGACCAAGGTAGATGGGCGCAAGCCCTGCATCTGGGATGCGTTTTCTAACATGCCGGGCCGGGTGTTTGAGCGGCATAATGGCGATATGGCTTGCGATCATTACAATCGCTGGCAACAGGATCTCGACCTGATCCAGGAGATGGGGGTTTCCGCCTATCGCTTTTCCATTGCCTGGCCGCGCATTATTCCTGATGGCACGGGCCGGGTGAATGAGGCGGGGCTGGATTTTTACGACAAGCTGGTCGATGGCTTGAAAGATCGTGGCATCAAGGCCTATGCGACGCTCTACCATTGGGATCTGCCGCTGGCGCTGATGGGCGATGGCGGCTGGACGGCGCGCTCTACGGCCTATGCCTTCCAGCGCTATGCCAAGCTGGTGATGGCGCGGCTGGGCGACCGGCTGGATGCCGTGGCGACGTTTAACGAGCCGTGGTGCTCGGTCTGGCTTAGCCATCTCTACGGCGTGCATGCGCCGGGTGAGCGCAATATGGAGGCAGCGCTGCATGCCTTGCACTATACCAATCTCGCCCATGGGCTGGGCATTGATGCCATCCGGCAGGTCGCGCCGCATGTGCCTGCGGGTCTGGTGCTGAATGCCCATTCGGTTATCTCCGGCTCGCAGAGTGCGGCTGATCAGGCCGCCGCTGAACGCGCCCATCAGTTTCACAATGGCGCTTTCTTCGATCCGGTCTTCAAGGGCGAATATCCGGCGGAATTCATGGCCTCCCTTGGCAATCGCATGCCTGTCATCGAGGATGGCGATCTCGACATCATCTCCCAGAAACTCGACTGGTGGGGCCTGAATTATTACACGCCGATGCGGGTTGCCGACAATCCGGCTGAGGGCGCCGAGTTCCCCGCCACAGTGGACGCGCCTCCAGTCTCACCAGTCAAGACCGATATCGGCTGGGAAGTCTATGCCCCGGCGCTGAAGTCTCTGGTGGAAACGCTCTACGACCGCTACACGCTGCCGGTCTGCTACATCACCGAAAACGGTGCCTGCTATAATATGGAGGTGGTCGAGGGTGAGGTGGATGACCAGCCACGGCTGGATTATTACGCCGAACATCTGGGTGTGATTGCCGATCTGATCGCCGAGGGCATCCCCATGCGCGGCTATTTCGCCTGGAGCCTTATGGATAATTTCGAATGGGCAGAAGGCTACCGCATGCGGTTCGGCCTTGTACATGTCGATTACGACACGCAGGTTCGCACGCTGAAGAACAGCGGCAAATGGTATAGCGCGCTTGCTGGCGAATTCCCGAAAGGCAACCACAGCGCCGAATGA